TATATGATCAATAATAGCGTTAATATCTATTCTTGATTTTTTTAAAAAAAGATTTTTTATTTTAGAAAAAAAGGATACTCTAGTTTTTTCTAATTCAGAATCGAATATTTTATTTTCTTTTTTTTTAAAAAACATTATAAATCATTTTTTAAAGAAAATCTTCATTTCTTCTGATGAAGAAACCATTTTATTTTCAAAGGTATAACTTCCAGATTTTTTAGATTTAACTATTTTAACAGCCAAAATCATTTTTTTTTTTGAAATCTTTTTTTTTTGTTTATCAACTTCCTTTTTAGACATAACTATTAATTATTTGATTTCTTTATGAATTGTATATTTCCTTAATATTGGATTATATTTCTTAAGTTCAATTCTATTTGGAGTATTTTTTTTATTTTTTGTCGTGACATATCTAGAACAACCAGAAATTCCAATTTTTCTTTGTTCAACACATTCTAATATAACTTGTATCCTATTTCCTTTTTTTCCCATTAATATTTATATTTAAAACGTTTTAAAACTTTTTCTATACCAATTTTATTGATAAGTTTTACAATAGAAGTGCAAACCTTTAAAGTAATCCACTTTTTTTCTTTTATTAAAAAAAAACGTTTTTTACACAAATTAATGTTAAAACGACGTTTTTTTTTATTATTTGCATGAGAAACTTTGTTCCCTATCATTGCTTTTTTTCCTGTCAATTCACAAAT
The sequence above is drawn from the Blattabacterium cuenoti genome and encodes:
- the rpmG gene encoding 50S ribosomal protein L33, producing the protein MGKKGNRIQVILECVEQRKIGISGCSRYVTTKNKKNTPNRIELKKYNPILRKYTIHKEIK
- a CDS encoding DUF4295 family protein, which produces MSKKEVDKQKKKISKKKMILAVKIVKSKKSGSYTFENKMVSSSEEMKIFFKK
- the rpmB gene encoding 50S ribosomal protein L28; protein product: MSKICELTGKKAMIGNKVSHANNKKKRRFNINLCKKRFFLIKEKKWITLKVCTSIVKLINKIGIEKVLKRFKYKY